In Paenibacillus guangzhouensis, a single window of DNA contains:
- a CDS encoding ATP-dependent DNA helicase, with product MTTYPFAFNPAEPFMKQAGDWIADVFYEILPEAGFEIRDEQIYMAFQLERAYNEKQTIFAEAGVGTGKTLVYLLYAISYARYTRKPAIIACADESLIEQLVKPEGDIAKLARYLDLTIDARLSKSQTQYLCLNKLDEARSGFEDAEHYQAIYQELPDFVHFTDTMQAFHPYGNRKEYPHLSDEQWGRIGWDVFQDCLVCQQRHRCGQTLSRDHYRKSTDLIICSHDFYMEHVWTYEARKREGQLPLLPEHSSVVFDEGHLLETAAQNALTYKLKHNLFESLVVRLLEGEVRESLAVAVEEAIMQSELLFDMMERNSRHISASDRRELMLTDALMQEVKRFRNRIDVIEEELVFESGMFSLDDYQLKIVEEHLEMIQIALALFDQPKQLITWVTKEEDGITLIMMPKTVKEILSERVFAKKMPVIFSSATLSVEGSFEYMANSLGIQNFLSFSVPSPYDYEDQMRSQLILDDSTADKMDQIRQLLEQSEGRALILFPSQEELQTFQRKQSQIPGLASYRFLYEGSAEISHVIADFQRDEQSVLCAVTLWEGLDIPGPSLSHVIIWALPFPPNDPVFAAKRKDAGDPLEEVDMPYMLLRLRQGIGRLIRSRDDRGIVTIFSKEMDQASIRARIEGLLPQPLEGIHV from the coding sequence TTGACTACGTACCCATTTGCATTTAACCCCGCAGAACCTTTCATGAAACAAGCTGGTGATTGGATCGCGGATGTCTTCTATGAGATTCTGCCGGAAGCTGGATTTGAAATTCGAGATGAGCAGATCTATATGGCGTTCCAGCTGGAACGCGCCTACAATGAGAAGCAGACGATTTTCGCTGAAGCGGGGGTTGGGACTGGCAAGACGCTCGTCTACCTGCTCTATGCCATCAGTTATGCAAGATATACACGCAAGCCTGCGATTATTGCTTGTGCGGATGAATCGCTCATTGAGCAATTGGTCAAGCCGGAAGGGGATATCGCGAAGTTAGCTCGGTACCTCGACCTTACGATTGACGCGCGACTGAGTAAATCCCAGACACAGTATCTCTGTCTTAATAAACTGGATGAAGCAAGATCTGGATTCGAGGATGCGGAACATTATCAAGCGATCTATCAAGAACTGCCGGACTTCGTTCATTTTACTGACACGATGCAGGCATTCCATCCCTACGGCAACCGCAAGGAATATCCGCATCTATCGGATGAGCAGTGGGGACGAATCGGCTGGGATGTGTTCCAAGATTGCCTTGTCTGTCAGCAGCGCCATCGGTGCGGTCAGACGTTATCGAGGGATCATTACCGGAAATCAACAGACCTTATTATCTGCTCGCATGATTTCTATATGGAGCATGTCTGGACCTATGAAGCAAGGAAACGCGAGGGGCAATTACCGCTTCTCCCGGAACATAGCTCCGTCGTATTCGATGAGGGACATCTATTGGAGACGGCAGCACAGAACGCGCTCACCTACAAATTGAAGCACAACCTCTTTGAGAGTCTTGTCGTTAGGCTTCTTGAAGGGGAAGTGCGAGAATCTTTAGCCGTAGCGGTCGAAGAAGCGATTATGCAGAGTGAGTTATTATTCGACATGATGGAGCGGAATAGCCGTCACATATCGGCTTCGGATCGAAGAGAATTGATGCTAACTGATGCGTTGATGCAGGAAGTGAAGCGATTCCGCAATCGTATCGACGTGATCGAGGAAGAGTTGGTATTCGAGAGCGGCATGTTCTCCCTTGACGACTATCAATTGAAAATTGTCGAGGAACATCTGGAGATGATCCAAATTGCATTAGCCCTATTCGATCAGCCTAAGCAGCTCATTACGTGGGTTACGAAGGAAGAAGACGGCATTACGCTCATTATGATGCCGAAGACGGTGAAGGAAATATTGAGCGAGCGGGTATTTGCGAAGAAAATGCCTGTCATCTTCTCTTCAGCGACGCTTTCGGTTGAGGGTTCCTTTGAATATATGGCGAACAGTCTCGGTATTCAAAATTTCTTATCATTCTCCGTGCCTTCTCCGTATGATTATGAAGATCAGATGCGAAGTCAATTGATCTTAGATGATTCAACAGCGGATAAGATGGATCAGATTCGCCAGCTGCTAGAGCAATCTGAAGGCAGAGCGCTAATCTTATTCCCGTCGCAGGAGGAACTGCAAACATTCCAACGTAAGCAGTCGCAGATACCTGGTCTTGCGAGCTATCGGTTCTTATATGAAGGCTCAGCTGAGATTAGCCACGTGATTGCGGACTTCCAGCGTGATGAACAGAGTGTCCTCTGTGCAGTGACGCTCTGGGAAGGTCTCGACATTCCAGGCCCTTCCTTATCGCATGTGATTATCTGGGCATTGCCATTCCCGCCAAATGATCCGGTATTTGCAGCCAAAAGAAAGGATGCAGGGGATCCGCTGGAAGAAGTGGACATGCCGTATATGCTGCTGCGTCTTCGACAAGGGATTGGCCGATTAATTCGTTCACGGGATGATCGGGGGATCGTCACCATCTTCAGTAAGGAGATGGATCAAGCATCGATCCGAGCGAGAATCGAAGGACTATTACCACAACCATTAGAAGGGATACACGTATAA
- a CDS encoding winged helix DNA-binding domain-containing protein, translating into MQVLHRRALNRALLARQLLLERSTMSAYEAIEHLAGMQSQVPSPPYFGLWSRLRDFHPEDLSSLISSRRVVRMGLMRSTIHLVTDQDSLAFRPVLQPMMDRGLQGSFGRQLMGADLDEIAEVGRHLVEEQPRTLAELGKVLQTYYWPDHDAAALANAVRNKVPLVQVPPRGLWGKSGSAKHTSVESWLHQPLAASTEPDAMILRYLAAFGPASVKDMQIWSGLTKLREAVSRLEQLITFEDEHGNVLYDLPGAPRPAPDIQVPVRFLGEFDNMLLSYADRSRIMSDEYRTRVFTDNGIIRSTLLIDGFVQGVWRLECKKKHAILAIEPFIPITADIKTALMDEGAKLLSFAARDAAFREIQGI; encoded by the coding sequence ATGCAAGTGCTGCATCGACGAGCATTGAACCGAGCGCTGCTTGCGCGCCAATTATTATTAGAGCGTTCGACGATGTCTGCCTACGAGGCGATTGAGCATCTAGCAGGGATGCAGTCACAAGTCCCGAGCCCGCCATACTTTGGGTTATGGTCAAGGCTTCGAGATTTTCATCCTGAAGATTTATCATCATTAATTTCATCTCGACGTGTTGTTCGGATGGGTCTTATGCGATCTACGATTCATCTGGTGACAGATCAAGATAGCCTCGCTTTTAGACCCGTGCTCCAGCCTATGATGGATCGTGGACTGCAGGGTTCCTTCGGACGTCAGCTAATGGGTGCTGATCTGGATGAGATCGCGGAGGTTGGTCGTCATCTGGTCGAAGAGCAACCGCGAACCTTGGCTGAATTAGGTAAGGTGCTCCAGACGTACTACTGGCCTGATCATGATGCGGCAGCCCTCGCGAATGCTGTTCGGAACAAGGTACCGCTGGTTCAAGTCCCGCCGCGCGGCCTGTGGGGGAAGAGCGGGAGCGCGAAGCATACGTCCGTCGAGTCGTGGCTACACCAACCTCTCGCTGCATCAACGGAGCCTGACGCCATGATCCTGCGATATCTTGCTGCGTTCGGTCCGGCTTCGGTGAAGGATATGCAGATATGGAGCGGTCTCACAAAGCTTCGTGAGGCGGTCAGTAGACTGGAACAACTGATTACATTCGAGGATGAGCATGGAAACGTCCTCTACGATTTACCAGGGGCTCCACGTCCGGCGCCGGATATTCAAGTGCCAGTGCGATTCCTTGGAGAATTCGATAATATGCTGCTCTCTTACGCAGACCGCAGCCGAATTATGTCGGATGAATATCGCACCCGTGTATTTACCGATAATGGAATCATTCGATCGACCCTATTGATCGATGGATTCGTGCAGGGGGTGTGGAGACTCGAGTGCAAGAAGAAACATGCCATATTAGCGATAGAACCTTTTATTCCTATAACAGCGGATATAAAGACTGCACTGATGGATGAGGGGGCAAAGTTGTTATCCTTTGCGGCACGAGACGCTGCTTTCCGGGAAATACAAGGCATTTGA
- a CDS encoding DUF6509 family protein translates to MMNITAFEVELIKDPFGILSGTRYEFKLDIEVPEDDELWSENGLYVRVIYVVEESRTGIVKYELYEKTTGKYLDIDLEEDEVSAVADFCQAHYAEATA, encoded by the coding sequence ATAATGAATATTACCGCATTTGAAGTCGAATTGATTAAAGACCCGTTCGGTATTCTATCCGGCACACGATATGAGTTTAAATTAGACATTGAGGTGCCGGAAGATGATGAGTTGTGGTCTGAGAATGGGCTTTACGTACGCGTTATCTATGTTGTCGAAGAGAGCCGGACAGGCATTGTGAAATATGAGTTATATGAGAAAACGACAGGAAAGTATTTGGATATCGACCTCGAAGAGGACGAAGTCTCTGCAGTCGCTGATTTCTGTCAAGCGCACTATGCGGAAGCAACTGCTTAA
- a CDS encoding aminopeptidase: MDNYEQQLNKYADLLIKVGVKLQPGQVLYLESPIEVPEFTRIVVRKAYEAGAKFVQVVWVDETISRIRFESAPDDSFTYYPQWTASTMEQLCESGGALLSLLADDPDLMNGIDAGKISAAAKAASVARQKFRSYIRSNKISWCLANVPTRAWANKVFAELADAERVQALWDVLFKINRIDHEDPVASWKEHIQSLQHLSGILNEKRYKKLHYKGPGTDLTVALAQEHVWIGGGGWNQDGVYFVANMPTEEVFTMPHRSGTNGYVTSTMPLNYNGGLIDGFTLTFRDGQVVDFTANVGYESLKELLETDEGAKYLGEVALVPQDSPISNLNRIFYDTGLDENASCHLAIGSAYPFNVQNGTKLSKEELEARGANTSMTHVDFMIGSAQLDIDGERQDGTVEPLFRQGNWVIVTS; the protein is encoded by the coding sequence TTGGATAATTATGAACAGCAGTTAAACAAATACGCAGATCTGCTGATCAAAGTAGGCGTGAAGTTGCAGCCAGGTCAAGTATTGTACTTGGAATCTCCTATTGAAGTCCCGGAATTTACGCGTATTGTCGTTCGAAAAGCTTATGAGGCAGGCGCGAAATTCGTACAGGTTGTCTGGGTGGATGAGACGATATCCAGAATTCGATTCGAGTCAGCACCAGACGATTCGTTTACATACTACCCACAGTGGACTGCGTCGACGATGGAGCAGCTATGCGAATCAGGAGGCGCACTGCTAAGCCTGTTGGCAGACGATCCAGATCTAATGAATGGGATTGACGCCGGCAAAATCTCGGCTGCTGCGAAGGCTGCATCGGTCGCAAGACAGAAGTTCCGCAGCTATATTCGGTCGAATAAAATAAGCTGGTGCCTCGCCAATGTTCCGACACGCGCTTGGGCTAATAAAGTGTTCGCCGAGCTTGCAGATGCTGAGCGGGTTCAAGCCTTATGGGATGTTCTCTTCAAGATCAATCGAATTGATCATGAAGATCCGGTTGCATCCTGGAAGGAGCATATTCAATCCCTGCAGCACTTGTCGGGGATATTGAATGAGAAACGCTATAAGAAATTGCATTACAAAGGGCCAGGAACAGATCTAACGGTAGCGCTCGCTCAAGAACATGTATGGATTGGCGGCGGTGGATGGAATCAGGACGGGGTTTATTTTGTTGCCAATATGCCGACGGAGGAAGTATTTACCATGCCCCACCGCTCCGGTACGAACGGTTATGTAACCAGTACGATGCCACTCAATTATAACGGTGGACTCATTGATGGGTTCACGCTTACCTTCCGAGATGGACAAGTGGTTGATTTTACAGCCAACGTTGGTTATGAATCTTTGAAAGAATTGCTTGAGACGGATGAAGGTGCGAAATATTTAGGTGAAGTTGCACTGGTACCGCAAGATTCTCCGATCTCGAATTTGAACCGTATTTTCTACGATACAGGATTGGACGAGAATGCTTCGTGTCATCTGGCGATTGGCAGTGCATATCCTTTCAATGTTCAGAATGGGACAAAGCTATCCAAAGAAGAACTCGAAGCACGGGGTGCAAATACGAGTATGACCCATGTTGATTTTATGATCGGTTCCGCACAACTTGATATCGATGGCGAGCGGCAAGACGGAACAGTGGAACCGTTATTCCGGCAAGGCAACTGGGTTATTGTAACATCTTAA
- a CDS encoding GNAT family N-acetyltransferase, which yields MSRYLPTKSLIEDIEQSEIDYMVDRMRSIQLRDGNPEGVEILHMGHATCFYSKSMPWPMFNTVKGLSNEDLEHLESMLAFYRERGRKPRLELIPSQVDASFMAKLSQEGFYQSGFHTSLYMEPRVDPSDEQSSIVIRELHGDEFDVYATIHCLATGLEMEGVPYVAMNNRILHDRAGWKFYLATVEDVPAAVGVMYVQNDIASLTFGATLPEYRNRGLQYRLIIHRIQEAYRKQCRLVVSQCAFLSSSHRNMERAGMRIGYVRATWERES from the coding sequence ATGAGCCGCTATTTGCCAACCAAATCATTGATAGAAGATATTGAACAATCTGAGATCGATTACATGGTGGATCGGATGCGATCCATTCAATTGCGTGATGGCAATCCAGAGGGTGTCGAGATCTTACATATGGGTCATGCGACTTGTTTCTATAGTAAGTCGATGCCGTGGCCGATGTTCAATACGGTGAAGGGACTAAGCAATGAAGATCTTGAACATCTCGAATCGATGTTAGCCTTCTATCGCGAGCGAGGGAGGAAACCTCGGCTTGAGCTTATTCCTTCCCAAGTCGATGCGAGCTTCATGGCGAAGTTATCGCAGGAAGGGTTCTATCAATCGGGCTTTCATACTTCACTCTATATGGAACCAAGGGTGGATCCATCTGATGAACAAAGCTCGATCGTCATTCGTGAGCTGCATGGCGATGAGTTCGATGTGTATGCAACGATTCATTGTCTAGCAACGGGATTAGAGATGGAAGGCGTGCCTTATGTGGCTATGAACAACCGAATCTTACATGATCGCGCGGGATGGAAATTCTACCTTGCAACCGTAGAGGATGTGCCTGCAGCCGTTGGTGTCATGTATGTGCAGAATGATATCGCTTCATTGACGTTCGGAGCTACGTTGCCTGAATATCGCAATCGGGGCCTTCAATACAGGCTGATCATACACCGGATTCAAGAAGCATACCGCAAGCAGTGCCGGCTCGTTGTTAGTCAATGCGCATTTCTATCGAGCAGTCATCGAAATATGGAACGCGCAGGCATGCGGATCGGATATGTTCGGGCAACTTGGGAGCGAGAATCGTGA
- a CDS encoding helix-turn-helix domain-containing protein — translation MKSTKQLSRLRNVIANVQVHLSVAAHTKVDRSWRSINYVPDFNRFYYILEGEGQLTIDGTTYRPKPGQLFVMPAGVRQSYSVVNENTFSKYWCHFTAQIGDLDLFKLLKLPHYIDVSDHAHLTDLFQRLIHYQESKDFTAIIMQRSVLLEIVSVFLEGSLQGQYEHQLHYDANHRMHKIQTVLKYIDQHLDQNITVQEMADVVHFHPNYFIRYFNEMMGVTPIQYVHQMKMEKAKYMLTATDDSVSEISRALGMELCFFSRVFKKHTGLPPSGYRKMF, via the coding sequence GTGAAATCAACCAAACAGCTATCAAGGCTCCGCAATGTGATTGCCAATGTACAGGTACATCTGTCCGTCGCTGCCCACACAAAGGTAGACCGCAGCTGGAGATCGATCAATTATGTCCCTGACTTTAACCGTTTCTATTATATTCTCGAAGGGGAAGGTCAATTAACCATCGACGGTACGACATATCGTCCGAAGCCAGGCCAATTATTTGTCATGCCTGCTGGGGTTAGGCAATCGTATAGCGTCGTGAACGAGAATACGTTCAGTAAATACTGGTGCCATTTTACCGCTCAGATTGGCGATCTGGATTTGTTCAAGCTGCTGAAGCTTCCGCATTATATTGATGTCTCGGATCACGCGCATCTGACAGACCTGTTCCAGCGGCTGATTCATTATCAGGAGAGCAAGGATTTCACTGCGATCATTATGCAGCGCTCCGTCTTGCTGGAGATTGTAAGCGTGTTCCTCGAAGGTTCGCTGCAAGGGCAATACGAGCATCAACTGCATTATGACGCGAACCACCGAATGCACAAGATTCAAACTGTGCTGAAGTATATCGATCAACATTTGGATCAGAACATTACCGTGCAAGAGATGGCCGATGTGGTGCACTTCCATCCGAACTATTTTATCCGTTACTTCAACGAGATGATGGGGGTTACGCCTATCCAGTATGTCCATCAGATGAAGATGGAGAAAGCCAAGTATATGCTTACAGCAACGGACGATTCGGTCTCAGAAATCTCGCGTGCGCTTGGCATGGAGCTATGCTTCTTCTCCCGAGTCTTCAAGAAACATACAGGGCTGCCGCCCTCTGGTTATCGTAAAATGTTCTAA
- a CDS encoding MATE family efflux transporter, with translation MKQTFTMNQKLKQVVIILLPILVTQVALQCMSFFDTVMSGNFNKENLAGVAVAVSYWVPVYTGLTGIFLAVTPIVAQNIGAGNRSRIASSVTQAAYLSVLIGIAVLILGVLAIDPLINMMNLEPEVDRVAKSFLKAIGIGVVPLFVYTVIRAMIDGLGMTRVTMFITLLSFPVNVLLNYLFIFGNFGFPRLGGVGSGVATAITYIVILIVAVFFVKRNAAMRELALFSRWERIRFGEWKEILRIGVPIGLSIFLEVGVFSMVTLLMSGYDTVTIASHQSALNFASLLYMLPLSIAMSLTILVGFEVGAKRYQDAKQYARIGMTSAVSLAIICAVFLVLFRVKIAGLYSHDPVVIAMTESFLVYALFFQLSDAIAAPIQGALRGYKDVNSVFVIALVSYWVIGLPVGTALAKLTSLEAYGYWVGLITGLAVGAIALFSRLRIIERRVRVKNISIED, from the coding sequence ATGAAACAGACGTTTACTATGAATCAGAAGTTGAAGCAGGTCGTCATTATCCTGCTTCCGATCCTCGTGACGCAGGTGGCTCTGCAATGTATGAGCTTCTTCGATACGGTCATGTCAGGGAATTTCAATAAAGAGAATTTGGCTGGGGTGGCCGTTGCTGTAAGTTACTGGGTGCCGGTGTACACCGGGTTAACGGGGATATTCCTCGCAGTAACACCGATCGTTGCTCAGAATATAGGAGCGGGCAATCGTTCTAGAATCGCTTCAAGTGTTACGCAAGCGGCTTATTTATCGGTCCTGATCGGCATTGCCGTCCTCATCTTAGGTGTACTTGCGATTGATCCGTTAATTAACATGATGAACTTGGAACCTGAAGTGGATCGTGTGGCCAAATCATTCTTAAAGGCAATCGGGATTGGGGTCGTCCCACTCTTCGTATATACAGTCATTCGCGCAATGATCGACGGGCTCGGGATGACGCGAGTAACGATGTTTATCACGCTGCTGTCATTCCCGGTTAACGTATTGCTGAATTATTTGTTCATCTTCGGTAATTTTGGATTTCCTCGACTAGGTGGCGTTGGTTCCGGGGTGGCAACTGCAATCACGTACATTGTCATTTTGATTGTGGCGGTCTTCTTTGTGAAACGGAATGCAGCAATGCGAGAATTAGCGCTGTTCAGTCGTTGGGAACGCATTCGATTCGGAGAGTGGAAAGAAATCCTTCGGATTGGAGTGCCGATTGGGCTATCGATTTTCCTAGAGGTCGGCGTGTTCTCCATGGTTACGCTGCTCATGAGTGGCTATGATACTGTGACAATCGCTTCCCATCAATCCGCGCTTAATTTCGCTTCACTTCTATATATGCTCCCGCTTAGCATCGCCATGTCCTTGACGATTCTCGTCGGATTTGAGGTTGGTGCGAAACGCTATCAGGATGCGAAGCAGTATGCGAGAATTGGGATGACCTCTGCAGTATCCCTTGCCATCATCTGTGCGGTATTCCTCGTTCTTTTCCGCGTCAAAATTGCAGGTCTATATTCACATGATCCGGTTGTCATTGCGATGACAGAGTCTTTCCTGGTCTATGCGTTGTTCTTCCAGTTATCGGATGCGATCGCAGCACCGATTCAAGGTGCGCTGCGTGGGTACAAAGATGTGAATAGCGTCTTCGTGATCGCTCTTGTATCATATTGGGTGATCGGCCTGCCAGTCGGGACGGCGCTTGCGAAGCTGACTTCACTCGAAGCCTATGGTTACTGGGTGGGGTTGATCACGGGGCTTGCTGTAGGAGCCATAGCACTATTCTCGCGTCTTCGTATTATTGAGCGTAGAGTACGAGTCAAGAATATATCAATTGAAGATTAA
- a CDS encoding HEAT repeat domain-containing protein, translating to MSMNEPRLLTDEQMRQFITEGFLLLQTDFSSEFHQQLLEQLNYVYTQEGNPGNNLLPRVRELQKVIDHPIITGALTSVLGPDYMLHAHHHGHFNNSPQPGGWHKDSYFGYSRIRNHHPWWAMIMYFPQDTPVELGPTGIMPGTQNYATRVFEQDECESEAKASGGAGTFALIAYDIWHRSTANILGKERYMLKFEFMRTQVPTVPSWDHQQPEWVTPASFSAPIHPHACIWQETWNWLRGEVGSSASAASIQAGDASSLISQLNGGSNEERVAAADQLGLLRTTNMASEAVTALAKALSDSYEPVALNAAYALARYGDQGIQALLEGLRHEDRIVSLSSAYGLSVAGAGAIEGLMEALDNDREETVTRAVFALGELRTLASDAVPLLIGLLQHAAPDVRISVVEALGNIGQPQQLIVDALSRCLQDADTQVRFMTGLSLAKLGKSAEGAVPSLIAALDDENRYVRAHAAEALYYIGTEKAERALIHFLKIARWCPSTTPASTFYP from the coding sequence ATGAGCATGAACGAACCGCGTTTATTGACTGATGAACAAATGAGACAGTTTATTACAGAAGGATTCTTGCTGCTGCAGACAGATTTTTCGTCTGAGTTCCATCAGCAATTACTCGAGCAATTAAATTACGTGTACACTCAAGAAGGAAACCCTGGCAATAACCTCTTGCCGCGTGTACGCGAGCTGCAGAAAGTGATCGATCATCCGATCATTACCGGTGCGTTGACGAGTGTACTGGGTCCAGATTATATGCTTCATGCACATCATCATGGTCATTTCAATAATTCTCCGCAGCCTGGCGGATGGCACAAAGACAGTTATTTCGGCTATAGCCGGATTCGCAATCATCACCCGTGGTGGGCTATGATCATGTACTTCCCGCAAGACACGCCTGTAGAGCTAGGACCAACAGGTATCATGCCTGGAACACAGAATTACGCTACGAGAGTATTTGAACAAGATGAGTGTGAGTCAGAAGCGAAGGCGAGCGGAGGCGCAGGTACCTTTGCCCTGATTGCTTACGATATCTGGCACCGTTCTACGGCGAATATCCTCGGCAAAGAGCGTTACATGCTGAAATTCGAATTTATGCGTACACAAGTTCCGACTGTACCAAGTTGGGATCATCAGCAGCCAGAATGGGTTACACCTGCTTCATTCTCCGCACCGATTCATCCGCATGCATGTATCTGGCAGGAAACTTGGAACTGGCTGCGCGGTGAGGTTGGAAGCAGTGCTTCGGCAGCCTCGATTCAGGCCGGAGACGCATCCAGCTTGATCTCACAATTGAATGGAGGTTCGAACGAGGAACGGGTTGCAGCAGCCGATCAGCTCGGACTCTTACGAACTACCAACATGGCATCTGAAGCGGTGACTGCGCTGGCGAAGGCATTAAGTGATTCGTATGAACCCGTAGCACTCAATGCAGCCTATGCGTTGGCACGATATGGCGACCAAGGCATTCAGGCGCTTCTTGAAGGATTACGACATGAAGATCGCATTGTATCGTTATCGTCCGCATATGGTCTTTCCGTGGCAGGTGCAGGTGCGATTGAAGGATTGATGGAGGCGCTGGATAACGATCGGGAAGAGACCGTAACACGTGCGGTATTTGCACTGGGTGAATTGCGTACGCTTGCATCCGATGCGGTGCCTTTATTAATCGGATTGCTACAACATGCCGCACCGGATGTGCGTATCAGTGTTGTTGAAGCGCTCGGGAATATCGGTCAACCGCAACAACTTATCGTTGATGCGCTCTCACGTTGTCTCCAAGATGCCGATACGCAAGTCCGATTCATGACAGGACTATCCCTTGCCAAATTAGGCAAATCGGCCGAAGGGGCAGTACCTTCGCTCATTGCAGCGTTGGACGATGAGAACCGATATGTAAGAGCCCATGCCGCAGAGGCACTATATTATATCGGAACAGAGAAGGCGGAGCGCGCATTGATACATTTCCTCAAAATTGCACGTTGGTGTCCTTCCACTACACCAGCAAGCACATTCTATCCATAA
- a CDS encoding GNAT family N-acetyltransferase, translating to MKKSDLQDQLVMRQVDVSEMEQFYDLLNYVFQITNHDIEEIGSEFLKEQKRPLLSLCDVIGWFDHDKLVSQLMVYPFHVNIHGVIYAMGGITGVGTYPEYAGHGLIHALMREALRRMKERGQCVSYLYPYSIPFYRKQGWEIISDLVKYKIRDTQLPKLFDVPGRTARVDWEHPDKERVYELFSARTHAAMIRGHLAWDERFRWERHELSVAIYYNEEKLPSGYLCYKVEEEMFHVREMVYLDNEAHQGLWNFIHAHFSMVYHVKGTIYTNEQLAFYLHDGEIEQRISPNYMARIVDVEQFLMKYAFHKSADCELVLRILDPMADWNQGTFRIRIEAGQVSSIERNEDLIVDVEMDIQTFTTMMFSYRSAAYLHSIDRIQASLQWIDQLEQIIPDAQPWFADYF from the coding sequence ATGAAGAAATCCGACCTACAAGATCAATTGGTGATGCGTCAAGTGGATGTATCCGAGATGGAGCAATTCTATGATTTGCTGAATTATGTCTTTCAAATAACGAATCATGATATCGAGGAAATCGGGAGCGAATTCTTGAAAGAACAGAAGAGACCGCTGCTTAGCTTATGTGATGTGATTGGATGGTTCGATCATGATAAGCTTGTCTCCCAATTGATGGTTTACCCGTTCCATGTGAATATTCATGGGGTGATCTATGCCATGGGGGGCATTACCGGGGTAGGAACGTATCCCGAGTACGCAGGTCATGGGTTAATCCATGCGCTCATGCGAGAGGCGCTGCGACGTATGAAGGAGAGAGGACAGTGCGTGTCCTATCTTTATCCATACTCTATTCCGTTCTATCGGAAGCAAGGCTGGGAGATTATCTCGGATCTCGTCAAATATAAAATACGCGACACGCAGCTCCCGAAGCTCTTTGATGTACCCGGTCGAACCGCAAGAGTAGACTGGGAACATCCGGATAAAGAACGGGTCTATGAGTTGTTCTCTGCAAGAACCCATGCTGCCATGATCCGCGGGCATCTGGCCTGGGACGAGCGATTCCGCTGGGAGCGGCATGAACTGTCCGTTGCGATCTATTACAATGAGGAGAAGCTGCCCTCAGGATATCTCTGTTATAAAGTGGAAGAAGAGATGTTCCATGTGCGGGAGATGGTTTATCTTGATAACGAAGCTCACCAAGGCTTGTGGAATTTTATTCACGCGCATTTCTCAATGGTATATCATGTCAAGGGCACGATCTATACGAATGAGCAGCTTGCATTTTACCTGCATGATGGAGAGATCGAGCAGCGGATCAGCCCGAATTATATGGCCCGCATCGTTGATGTCGAGCAGTTCCTGATGAAGTATGCTTTTCATAAATCGGCTGATTGTGAGCTTGTTCTCCGTATACTAGATCCGATGGCTGACTGGAATCAAGGGACCTTCCGCATTCGTATCGAAGCTGGTCAGGTGAGTTCGATCGAACGTAATGAAGATCTGATCGTGGATGTGGAGATGGATATCCAGACATTTACAACAATGATGTTCAGTTATCGCAGCGCCGCCTATCTTCATAGTATTGATCGAATACAAGCCTCACTGCAATGGATCGACCAATTGGAGCAGATCATCCCTGATGCGCAGCCTTGGTTCGCAGATTATTTTTAA
- a CDS encoding YybH family protein — translation MGYQAALQQYIAATNTHDFNQVAQVIDAEAVYWFSDRSCTTPVEIQAYFEQAWQIIEDEVYSASDISWIAEDANTAVCLYTYHWEGKYKGEFASGQGRAANVFRRHQDGTWRIVHEHLSSVRTLTSE, via the coding sequence ATGGGCTATCAGGCAGCATTGCAGCAATATATTGCCGCGACCAATACACATGATTTTAATCAAGTGGCGCAAGTCATCGATGCTGAAGCGGTATATTGGTTCTCGGATCGATCCTGTACTACACCGGTTGAGATTCAGGCTTACTTCGAGCAAGCATGGCAGATCATTGAGGATGAGGTCTATTCCGCGTCAGATATATCCTGGATCGCGGAGGATGCGAATACAGCGGTATGCCTATATACGTATCATTGGGAAGGTAAATATAAAGGCGAGTTTGCTTCCGGTCAGGGGCGAGCAGCAAATGTATTCCGCAGGCACCAGGATGGAACATGGCGTATCGTGCACGAGCATCTGAGCAGCGTCAGAACCCTAACGTCGGAGTAG